The Streptomyces sp. NBC_01439 genome contains the following window.
ACGACGCGGAGCGCCGCGCCCAGGATCGCCCGGGTGTCGAGGTCACAGCTGCCGCTCAGCAGGGCACCGGGACGGTCGCGCAACGGGTGGGCGGTCAGCGTCGCCGCCGTACCCGTTGCGGCGTTGGCGCTCCGCACGACCGCGTCCGCCCACATCCCGTCCTCGTAGAGCGCTTGTGCGCCGACGGACGGGACGAGAGGGACGGACGGGACGGGTCCGTCGTGCCGGTGGGGTGAGGGCATGCCCGCGGCCTACACCGAAAGCATTCCGGCGCGCAGCCGGGCCAGGGTCCGCGACAGCAGGCGCGAGACCTGCATCTGGGAGATGC
Protein-coding sequences here:
- a CDS encoding STAS domain-containing protein, which encodes MPSPHRHDGPVPSVPLVPSVGAQALYEDGMWADAVVRSANAATGTAATLTAHPLRDRPGALLSGSCDLDTRAILGAALRVVTRIPGPVVHLDLSAVAFLDTAAVAALVQANATVTGQGRRLLLHHPPYSLRKLVEMFPDECAALEVAA